One region of Rana temporaria chromosome 9, aRanTem1.1, whole genome shotgun sequence genomic DNA includes:
- the LOC120914516 gene encoding repetitive proline-rich cell wall protein 2-like, whose protein sequence is MKKRTGNLLFLLMGKSTDDVSHMKKGIGDEVPPIKSSDDFPPMKKSTGEAPPTKSPDDFPPIKKSTGELPPKKSPDDFPPMKKNTGEVPPMKSPNDFPPMKKSTGEAPPMKSHDDFPPMKNSTGEAPPMKSHDDFPPMKNSTGEVPPMKSSDDFPPMTKNTGEVPPMKSPNYFPPMKKSIGEVPPIKSPNDFSFMKSPDDFPPMKNSTGEVPPIKTSDDFPPMTKNTGDVPPMKSPNYFPPMKKSIGEVPPMKSPNDFSPMKSPDDFPPMKKTTGDVPLINECATDYSTAMKQCTSKLYVTITSA, encoded by the coding sequence ATGAAGAAGAGAACTGGGAACTTACTCTTTCTTCTAATGGGGAAGAGTACTGATGATGTATCTCACATGAAGAAGGGTATTGGAGATGAAGTCCCTCCCATAAAGAGTTCTGATGACTTTCCTCCCATGAAGAAGAGTACTGGTGAAGCACCTCCCACGAAGAGTCCTGATGACTTTCCTCCCATTAAGAAGAGTACTGGTGAATTACCTCCCAAGAAGAGTCCAGATGACTTTCCTCCCATGAAGAAGAATACTGGTGAGGTACCTCCCATGAAAAGTCCTAATGACTTTCCTCCCATGAAGAAGAGTACTGGTGAAGCACCTCCCATGAAGAGTCATGACGACTTTCCTCCCATGAAGAACAGTACTGGTGAAGCACCTCCCATGAAGAGTCATGACGACTTTCCTCCCATGAAGAACAGTACTGGTGAAGTACCTCCCATGAAGAGTTCTGATGACTTTCCTCCCATGACGAAGAATACTGGTGAGGTACCTCCCATGAAGAGTCCTAATTACTTTCCTCCCATGAAGAAGAGTATTGGTGAAGTACCTCCCATAAAGAGTCCTAATGACTTTTCTTTCATGAAGAGTCCTGATGACTTTCCTCCCATGAAGAACAGTACTGGTGAAGTACCTCCCATAAAGACTTCTGATGACTTTCCTCCCATGACGAAGAATACTGGTGATGTACCTCCCATGAAGAGTCCTAATTACTTTCCTCCCATGAAGAAGAGTATTGGTGAAGTACCTCCCATGAAGAGTCCTAATGACTTTTCTCCCATGAAGAGTCCTGATGACTTTCCTCCCATGAAGAAGACTACTGGTGATGTACCTCTCATAAATGAATGTGCTACAGACTACAGTACTGCAATGAAGCAGTGCACCAGCAAATTATATGTGACCATTACTAGCGCATAG